A window of Mucilaginibacter paludis DSM 18603 contains these coding sequences:
- a CDS encoding protein-disulfide reductase DsbD domain-containing protein, whose product MRRFFLFLLLLITTAQAVAFNKAPVAGAAKLPLKVLYVGYNPEKPMPAHVNYYSTAAGAIEKAYKTRMADFKAFLETRFAQAEVVDVRDYTAAMSDKFDVTILDAGPVKLPADFDRPMVLLHEMAPNVGMPIGLKFDWYCQCLEDDALNINTKHEIFNTPNKVNLTLVIRPTPGSFYNGFQGATTPKQMPMWKVVKEEPGEKEKYIIGMVAHGEGFNDSPDAEAISGGVCLKNAEAVALGRHGNYLMWGFSASPDHMTDEAKDVFVNAICYIKKFDHQLPIVKKVQIENRELIDELVYRTDKALYQKALVSRREGNIRLLKLQQALKDRKAKGEDIGHGNEMFLKMPVTNDMESFEHYLKGYNGEELFARFGTNTKLYHQYYHDNYEYFYPSGSYSLQLDPDAQKLGISNRKVQILEKCILMLEKNEDAALAQRVLERYTTEKFASAAEWRNWLTKNKANLFYTEAGGFKFMVNTYNKNTTAAVRPVSPANIASVSAGPTLTDPVAVTAKLEEGSTKDKKKIVIDAHILKGWHIYAYVPDGSPFIQTEVILELPDGTKGLPEWQSSAGIPFAGGEGMFVWEEQASFKTEISTSALKAGSVIKCGLYYQVCDNNKCFPPKRKMVELQVL is encoded by the coding sequence ATGAGAAGATTTTTTTTGTTTTTACTATTGTTAATTACAACGGCTCAGGCTGTTGCATTTAACAAGGCACCTGTAGCAGGTGCCGCTAAATTGCCGCTTAAAGTATTGTATGTAGGCTATAACCCAGAAAAGCCTATGCCAGCTCATGTCAATTATTACAGTACCGCTGCCGGGGCAATTGAAAAAGCGTATAAAACGCGCATGGCCGATTTTAAGGCTTTTTTAGAAACCCGCTTTGCTCAAGCCGAGGTAGTGGATGTAAGGGATTATACTGCGGCTATGTCCGACAAGTTTGACGTAACCATTTTAGATGCCGGGCCTGTAAAGTTACCCGCTGATTTTGACAGGCCTATGGTATTACTGCATGAAATGGCGCCTAACGTAGGTATGCCCATTGGCCTCAAGTTTGATTGGTACTGCCAGTGCCTGGAAGACGACGCGCTAAACATCAACACCAAACACGAGATTTTTAACACACCAAACAAGGTAAACCTTACTCTGGTAATCAGGCCAACACCCGGCTCGTTCTACAACGGTTTTCAGGGTGCTACTACGCCTAAGCAAATGCCGATGTGGAAAGTGGTTAAAGAAGAGCCCGGAGAAAAAGAGAAATACATCATCGGTATGGTAGCCCATGGTGAAGGTTTTAATGATTCGCCCGACGCGGAAGCCATCTCGGGTGGGGTTTGTTTAAAAAATGCCGAGGCCGTCGCCTTAGGCCGACATGGCAATTATTTGATGTGGGGCTTTTCGGCGTCTCCCGATCACATGACGGACGAGGCAAAGGATGTTTTTGTGAATGCCATTTGCTATATCAAGAAGTTTGATCATCAGTTGCCTATCGTAAAAAAAGTACAGATTGAAAATCGTGAACTGATAGACGAACTGGTGTATCGTACGGATAAGGCGCTGTACCAAAAGGCCCTTGTTTCCCGCCGGGAGGGTAACATCCGTTTGCTTAAATTGCAACAGGCGCTTAAAGACAGAAAAGCCAAGGGCGAAGATATTGGCCATGGGAACGAGATGTTTCTAAAAATGCCCGTAACTAACGATATGGAAAGCTTTGAGCACTACTTAAAAGGCTACAACGGCGAGGAACTATTTGCCAGGTTTGGCACCAATACCAAATTGTATCACCAATATTATCACGATAATTACGAATATTTCTATCCTTCAGGTTCCTATTCGCTGCAGTTAGATCCGGATGCGCAAAAATTGGGTATCTCTAACCGCAAAGTGCAGATACTGGAAAAATGTATCCTGATGCTTGAAAAAAATGAAGATGCTGCTTTGGCCCAAAGGGTATTGGAGCGTTATACTACCGAAAAGTTTGCCAGCGCTGCCGAATGGCGCAACTGGCTCACAAAAAACAAAGCCAATTTATTTTATACCGAAGCGGGCGGCTTTAAATTTATGGTGAACACCTATAATAAAAATACCACGGCCGCGGTAAGGCCGGTTTCACCGGCCAATATAGCTTCGGTAAGTGCAGGGCCCACGCTTACTGACCCGGTTGCTGTGACTGCTAAACTGGAAGAAGGAAGTACAAAAGATAAAAAGAAGATTGTAATTGATGCACATATTTTAAAAGGCTGGCATATTTACGCCTACGTGCCCGATGGCAGCCCTTTTATTCAAACCGAAGTGATATTGGAGCTGCCTGATGGGACGAAAGGTTTACCCGAGTGGCAAAGTTCAGCCGGTATTCCCTTTGCGGGTGGCGAGGGCATGTTTGTTTGGGAAGAGCAGGCGAGCTTTAAAACAGAGATCAGTACATCGGCATTAAAGGCAGGCTCGGTAATTAAATGCGGGCTGTATTACCAGGTTTGTGATAACAACAAATGCTTTCCACCTAAAAGAAAGATGGTAGAATTGCAGGTTTTATAA
- a CDS encoding TlpA family protein disulfide reductase → MKLYIRILSLVFTFVYINQAAKASGPIGADTLTKPNLTIGKTLPQFTLQTPDGTAIKMSSVKGKVVLVDFWASWCMPCRASIPHLKQLYQKYHADGFEILSVSIDQNNKAWKNAMLKEAMPWPQVIDHYDAGMDASTLMLSLGIASVPFVMMLDDEGKVVTINPAKEETDDQLKKIFKH, encoded by the coding sequence ATGAAATTATACATCAGAATTTTATCGCTGGTTTTCACCTTTGTTTACATTAACCAGGCGGCAAAAGCATCCGGCCCGATAGGGGCCGATACCTTAACCAAGCCTAACCTCACAATAGGTAAAACCCTTCCTCAATTTACCTTGCAAACGCCCGATGGCACAGCTATCAAAATGTCATCAGTTAAAGGTAAGGTGGTATTAGTTGATTTCTGGGCATCGTGGTGTATGCCTTGCAGGGCATCTATTCCGCATCTTAAACAATTATATCAAAAGTATCATGCCGATGGATTTGAAATTTTAAGCGTATCCATCGATCAGAATAATAAGGCCTGGAAAAACGCTATGCTTAAAGAAGCCATGCCCTGGCCCCAGGTAATTGATCATTACGATGCCGGGATGGATGCTTCCACCTTAATGTTATCTTTGGGGATAGCGTCTGTTCCGTTTGTAATGATGCTGGATGATGAAGGGAAGGTAGTAACGATTAACCCCGCCAAAGAAGAAACCGACGATCAACTCAAAAAAATATTCAAACATTAA
- a CDS encoding GH92 family glycosyl hydrolase, which produces MKNNKLAGVIKKSLLVILAASQQLSYAQNSGPARLVSYVKPLIGTGAVDKNSLSGSNFPGATVPFGFVQLSPDTQDGPDDPASGYDYNDKTIVGFSHTHLSGTGVSDLFDVLLMPTTGELKTEPGNAEQKGSGYRSAYTHGEETAGPGYYSVMLKDYGIKAELTSTVHVGMHRYTFPQNSQSHILIDLNHSLNKKRDYWACKIIGAEIRVIDQHTIEGYRIITGWAKLRKVYFHAEFSKPFDSATLVSGSSQHRDLSVINGSNLKAALNFNTTDNEQVLVKVALSPVSMENARQNLSVELPGWDFDRVSTQSSNKWETELSKIKIDGTQTQKEIFYTGLYHAFTQPNNIADVNGDYQATDLSIANAPDKAHYSTFSLWDTYRAAHPLYTLVQSEKTAAFINSMMRQYTSYGYLPIWQLWGDENYCMIGNHAIPVIVDAAFKGIKGFDVEKAYQAVKASLLTDHPGSPFSTWEKYQYIPEDIQSQSVSITLETAYDDWCVAQLAKKLNKTDDYNRFIKRSEFYRNLYNTKTGFFQAKKKDGNWLEPFNPLQYGGNGGNPYTEGNAWQYFWYVPQNVEGLIGLVGGDAAFNAKLDQFFTLEDKSAEKNGNASGFIGQYAHGNEPSHHIAYLYDYSGQPWKTQMYVSRILNTLYNNSSSGYAGNEDCGQMSAWYIFSAMGFYPVNPANGVYAIGSPVLKHAEIPVADGKTFTVDVNNPGAANPYIQSVKLNGKPYHKTYITQGDIVSGSRLEFAMGAKPNKAWGTKPEDKPPVWGY; this is translated from the coding sequence ATGAAAAACAACAAGTTGGCCGGGGTAATAAAAAAATCGTTGTTAGTTATTTTAGCGGCATCGCAGCAGCTATCTTACGCGCAAAACAGCGGTCCGGCCAGGTTAGTAAGCTATGTAAAACCCTTGATAGGCACAGGGGCGGTTGATAAAAACAGCCTTTCGGGGAGTAATTTCCCGGGCGCCACTGTGCCGTTCGGTTTTGTGCAGTTGAGTCCGGATACGCAGGATGGGCCTGACGATCCGGCATCTGGTTACGATTATAATGATAAAACCATTGTTGGGTTCAGTCATACGCATTTAAGCGGAACCGGGGTATCCGATTTGTTCGATGTATTGCTGATGCCAACAACCGGGGAACTCAAAACAGAACCCGGCAACGCCGAACAAAAAGGCAGCGGATACCGCTCTGCCTATACCCACGGTGAAGAAACCGCAGGGCCAGGCTATTACAGTGTAATGCTTAAAGATTACGGTATAAAAGCTGAATTAACGTCGACAGTACATGTGGGTATGCACCGTTATACTTTCCCCCAAAATAGCCAGTCGCATATTCTGATCGACCTGAATCACTCGCTGAATAAAAAACGCGATTACTGGGCCTGTAAAATTATTGGTGCGGAGATCCGGGTTATTGATCAGCATACCATCGAAGGATACCGCATTATTACCGGCTGGGCCAAACTGCGTAAGGTGTACTTCCACGCTGAGTTTTCAAAACCTTTTGATAGCGCTACGCTCGTTAGCGGCAGCAGCCAACACCGGGATCTTTCCGTTATCAATGGTTCCAACTTAAAAGCCGCGCTGAATTTCAACACCACGGATAATGAGCAGGTGCTGGTTAAAGTGGCGCTTTCTCCGGTGAGTATGGAAAACGCGAGGCAAAACCTAAGCGTCGAACTGCCCGGCTGGGATTTTGACCGGGTAAGTACACAAAGCAGTAACAAATGGGAAACAGAACTCAGTAAAATAAAGATCGACGGTACCCAAACACAGAAAGAGATATTTTACACTGGCCTTTACCACGCTTTTACACAGCCCAATAATATAGCTGATGTAAACGGCGATTACCAGGCTACCGACCTTAGCATTGCCAACGCGCCCGATAAAGCTCATTACTCCACGTTTTCGCTTTGGGATACTTACCGCGCGGCACATCCTTTATATACTTTGGTGCAGTCCGAAAAAACTGCGGCCTTTATCAACAGCATGATGAGGCAGTATACCAGCTATGGCTACTTACCCATCTGGCAGTTATGGGGCGATGAAAATTACTGCATGATAGGCAATCACGCTATTCCCGTGATTGTTGACGCTGCATTTAAAGGTATTAAGGGTTTTGATGTAGAAAAGGCTTACCAGGCTGTAAAAGCCTCTTTGCTTACAGATCATCCCGGCTCGCCATTCAGCACTTGGGAAAAATATCAGTATATACCCGAAGATATACAGTCGCAATCGGTATCCATTACACTCGAAACAGCTTATGATGATTGGTGCGTGGCCCAACTGGCTAAAAAGTTAAATAAAACTGACGACTATAACCGCTTTATAAAGCGGTCGGAATTTTATAGAAACCTGTATAATACCAAAACCGGCTTTTTTCAGGCTAAGAAGAAAGACGGTAACTGGCTGGAACCATTTAACCCTTTACAATACGGCGGCAACGGTGGCAACCCCTATACCGAAGGTAACGCCTGGCAATACTTTTGGTATGTACCCCAAAACGTAGAAGGCCTTATCGGCCTGGTTGGGGGTGATGCTGCATTCAATGCCAAACTCGACCAGTTTTTTACCCTCGAAGATAAAAGTGCCGAAAAAAATGGCAATGCTTCAGGCTTTATTGGGCAGTACGCGCACGGTAACGAGCCGAGTCATCACATTGCTTACCTGTACGATTATTCGGGCCAGCCCTGGAAAACACAAATGTATGTTTCACGGATTTTAAATACCCTGTACAATAATTCGTCATCCGGCTACGCAGGGAACGAGGATTGTGGGCAGATGTCGGCCTGGTACATTTTCAGCGCGATGGGGTTTTATCCGGTAAACCCGGCTAATGGCGTTTACGCTATAGGTTCGCCGGTACTAAAACATGCGGAGATACCCGTGGCCGATGGGAAAACATTCACTGTTGATGTAAATAACCCAGGGGCCGCCAATCCCTATATTCAATCTGTTAAGCTTAATGGCAAGCCTTATCATAAAACGTATATCACACAAGGAGATATTGTTAGTGGAAGCAGGCTTGAATTTGCCATGGGCGCGAAGCCTAATAAAGCGTGGGGAACTAAGCCGGAGGATAAGCCGCCGGTGTGGGGGTATTGA
- a CDS encoding alpha-L-fucosidase — translation MKNINKLKITTALLLCMLPVLLKAQNKSNLAQLQQQFVNQRFGMFIHFNIPTYMNQDWADPEASPAIFNPTKLNCDQWAKAAKSANMSYGCITTKHHSGFCIWDTKTTDYSVMNSPCKRDVVKEFTDAFRANGLKVYLYYSILDTHHHLRPNCITPEHIKMIKAQLTELLTHYGDIEALIIDGWDAPWSRISYDDVPFEEIYRLVKSLQPNCLLMDLNGAKYPAEGMYYTDIKTYEMGAGQRVSKQSNRMPALACLPLQANWFWEISHPGTPVKDPVKLVNEEIIPLNKVDCNFILNVAPNRDGLMDDNALAALTKIGELWHNDGPVATLPELDAPIISHNLAKRQPANSSWSDDSNIMDFANDDDFSTSWISNPTVKKPWYEIDFKQEQAFNTIVVAEEKANISSYRLEVYQKGAWKTILAGQNSNRIKVHRFERVKGTRVRILIDAYAAQPSIAEFQVYNERR, via the coding sequence ATGAAAAATATCAATAAATTAAAAATTACCACAGCATTGCTTCTTTGCATGCTGCCTGTTCTGTTAAAAGCGCAAAACAAAAGTAATCTTGCTCAATTGCAGCAACAGTTTGTTAACCAGCGCTTCGGGATGTTTATCCACTTCAATATCCCCACCTATATGAATCAGGACTGGGCCGATCCAGAAGCATCGCCTGCCATTTTCAATCCCACTAAACTCAATTGCGATCAATGGGCTAAAGCCGCTAAGTCTGCCAATATGAGCTACGGTTGTATTACCACCAAGCACCACAGTGGTTTTTGCATCTGGGATACTAAAACTACTGATTACAGCGTGATGAATAGCCCTTGTAAACGAGACGTAGTGAAGGAGTTTACCGACGCTTTCAGGGCCAACGGCCTCAAAGTATATCTTTATTATTCCATCCTGGATACCCATCATCACCTAAGGCCAAACTGTATAACGCCCGAACATATCAAAATGATTAAAGCCCAGCTCACCGAGTTATTGACACATTATGGCGATATCGAGGCTTTAATTATCGATGGATGGGATGCGCCATGGTCCAGAATTTCTTATGACGATGTGCCTTTTGAGGAGATTTACCGTTTGGTAAAATCGCTGCAACCCAACTGCCTGCTGATGGATTTAAACGGAGCCAAATACCCTGCGGAAGGTATGTACTATACCGATATTAAAACTTATGAGATGGGGGCAGGGCAGCGGGTATCTAAACAAAGTAACCGCATGCCAGCATTGGCTTGCCTGCCTTTGCAGGCTAACTGGTTTTGGGAAATCAGCCATCCCGGTACGCCCGTTAAGGATCCTGTAAAGTTGGTGAACGAAGAAATTATCCCGCTTAACAAAGTTGACTGTAACTTTATTTTAAATGTTGCCCCTAACCGCGATGGCTTAATGGATGATAATGCCTTGGCGGCGCTCACAAAGATAGGAGAACTTTGGCATAACGACGGCCCGGTGGCCACTTTACCCGAATTGGATGCGCCCATTATTTCGCATAACCTTGCCAAAAGACAACCCGCCAACTCGAGTTGGAGCGACGATTCAAATATTATGGACTTTGCTAACGACGACGACTTTAGCACTTCGTGGATCTCAAATCCCACGGTAAAAAAGCCCTGGTACGAAATTGATTTTAAGCAGGAGCAGGCATTTAATACCATTGTGGTTGCCGAAGAAAAGGCCAATATTTCAAGCTATCGCCTTGAAGTTTACCAAAAGGGTGCCTGGAAAACGATATTGGCCGGCCAAAACTCAAACAGGATTAAGGTACACAGGTTTGAACGCGTAAAAGGAACCAGGGTGCGGATCTTGATCGATGCTTATGCCGCACAACCATCTATTGCCGAATTTCAGGTTTACAACGAACGGCGGTAG
- a CDS encoding IS4 family transposase: MKKVDFLALLNAMNIGADQIKKIAIDTGFLIRKGLIEPADILYAICCAATHGTVSFNDLAAKIDAETTVSVSRQAIAKKTSKESCVLFLKKILALVIISRIGKEEIDSLRRAGKFKRVLVQDSTIIKLPLRLFGFFSGVSNAQSSVCNARIQCVYDLITESFIYFTIDSYTKNDQKAAPELTIEKGDLVIRDRGYLTLKEIERHWTAEADCIYRHQSNIVLLDSQTKERINLLTELQSKKQLDFEVTLNNEKGTKIRIVALPVSDEIANRRRMKAKKEAKKEPGKECLALMSWSIFMTTISRQDADYNFLFKVYSLRWRIEIIFKSWKSNMEFSKIHNVSKKQLSLILYARFIMIIIYIQYIFSPARMIIKKHQKRGLSMIKVVRYLIKNASKIIQVVKAIESYKGKIGYHLITLARYCSYDKRVRPNFEQDFDIAFLP, encoded by the coding sequence ATGAAAAAGGTCGATTTTTTAGCGTTGCTAAATGCCATGAACATTGGTGCTGATCAAATAAAGAAAATAGCAATTGATACCGGATTTCTGATACGGAAAGGTCTTATAGAGCCTGCCGATATTTTATATGCCATTTGCTGCGCGGCCACGCATGGAACGGTTAGCTTTAATGATCTGGCGGCAAAAATAGATGCGGAAACTACTGTTTCTGTAAGTAGGCAGGCAATTGCAAAAAAGACAAGCAAAGAATCATGTGTGCTTTTTTTAAAAAAGATACTGGCCCTTGTTATTATCAGTAGAATCGGAAAGGAAGAAATCGATTCATTGCGCAGGGCAGGTAAATTTAAGCGTGTTTTAGTGCAGGACAGCACAATCATTAAGTTGCCCCTTAGGTTGTTTGGCTTTTTTTCGGGCGTCTCCAACGCCCAGTCCAGTGTTTGTAATGCCCGGATTCAGTGTGTTTACGATTTGATAACTGAAAGCTTTATTTATTTTACCATCGATTCTTATACTAAGAACGATCAGAAAGCCGCCCCCGAATTAACGATAGAAAAGGGCGACCTTGTTATTCGGGACAGGGGGTATCTAACCCTTAAAGAAATCGAGAGGCATTGGACAGCAGAAGCGGACTGCATATACAGGCATCAGAGTAATATAGTACTTTTAGACAGCCAAACAAAAGAAAGAATTAACCTGCTCACCGAATTACAATCAAAAAAACAGCTTGATTTTGAGGTTACTTTAAATAATGAAAAAGGTACAAAAATCAGGATAGTCGCCTTGCCTGTAAGTGACGAAATTGCAAACAGGCGCAGGATGAAGGCTAAGAAAGAGGCCAAAAAGGAACCGGGTAAAGAGTGCCTGGCCCTGATGTCATGGTCCATTTTTATGACTACCATTTCCAGACAGGACGCAGATTATAACTTTCTTTTCAAAGTATATAGCCTGAGGTGGCGGATTGAAATCATATTCAAATCCTGGAAAAGTAACATGGAGTTTTCTAAGATCCATAATGTTTCGAAAAAACAACTGTCACTTATCCTTTATGCGAGATTTATCATGATCATCATTTACATCCAGTATATCTTTTCGCCTGCCAGAATGATCATCAAAAAACATCAGAAAAGGGGCTTGAGTATGATAAAAGTAGTCCGGTATCTCATAAAAAATGCCTCTAAAATAATACAGGTCGTTAAAGCCATAGAAAGTTATAAGGGCAAGATAGGATATCATCTAATTACTTTAGCCAGGTACTGCTCCTACGATAAAAGAGTCAGACCCAATTTTGAACAGGATTTCGATATTGCCTTTTTACCTTAG
- a CDS encoding S1C family serine protease: MRNISRLFVLTIFLFIHPDAYSQQFSGRQLEQTVFKAIAKAYPASVRIWGFDTVSKQQMSAQFSGVVVTQEGYILTAAHVTIPGKTYQVTFPDGRKCIAVALGKIEYADDKTIPDVALMKIITKGNWPHAEMGISSTLKEYEPCLSIAYPESLNQARPTVRFGWVTRATNQRGFVQSTCKMEPGDSGGPLFDELGRVIALHSAIEVPEDLNYEIPVDLYKKYWTALNKPQIYTRLPDTADLIKDERPIRKVLTVPGLKHLNANFADISSHFKKSSIYITVSDNGKQQRVVGTLFSLSGLAFSKNVKNQSVIVGKNSLIGYGPLFVLVGNKRIQAKVLTRDKQNDLVLLRPYIEINGGIELKTIDHDPADIKPGKFLLSLLPDTAGIASVAGSNLFSIAKISSNGFLGAAIAYQDGPLLLTRIQPNSPASESGLQIADEVLFINGIEMRKAEDYGKVLQKYWPGDTVRLQMRRGGAAFEKKVVLGLMPSPKVNHPAELFNGGKSIRRDGFEKVFSHDAILQADQCGGPVFDLYGHLCGLNIARFSRASCLTLPTNCIYQFIDHYFSMKALMR; this comes from the coding sequence ATGCGGAATATTTCACGGTTATTTGTCTTAACAATTTTTCTATTTATTCATCCTGATGCTTACAGCCAACAATTCAGCGGGCGGCAATTGGAGCAAACGGTATTTAAAGCCATTGCCAAAGCCTATCCGGCCAGTGTGCGGATTTGGGGGTTCGATACCGTATCTAAACAGCAAATGAGTGCCCAGTTTAGCGGCGTGGTAGTTACTCAGGAGGGGTACATACTTACTGCTGCTCACGTTACCATTCCCGGTAAAACTTATCAGGTTACGTTTCCGGACGGTAGAAAGTGCATTGCTGTTGCATTGGGGAAGATCGAATACGCCGATGATAAAACCATCCCTGATGTAGCCCTGATGAAAATCATTACCAAAGGCAACTGGCCGCATGCCGAGATGGGGATCTCATCTACGCTAAAAGAATACGAGCCTTGCCTCAGCATTGCTTATCCGGAAAGCCTGAACCAGGCGCGGCCCACGGTAAGGTTTGGATGGGTTACCCGGGCTACTAATCAAAGAGGATTTGTACAATCTACCTGTAAAATGGAGCCGGGCGATTCGGGAGGGCCGTTGTTTGATGAATTAGGGCGGGTAATAGCCTTGCACAGTGCTATCGAGGTTCCCGAGGATTTGAATTACGAGATCCCGGTTGATCTTTATAAAAAGTATTGGACGGCCTTAAACAAACCCCAAATTTATACCCGGCTGCCCGATACCGCCGATCTGATTAAAGATGAACGGCCTATACGCAAAGTCCTTACAGTACCAGGTCTTAAACATCTGAATGCCAATTTTGCGGACATATCTTCTCACTTTAAAAAAAGCTCTATTTACATTACCGTCAGTGATAATGGAAAGCAACAACGGGTAGTGGGCACATTGTTTTCGTTAAGTGGTTTGGCATTTAGCAAAAATGTTAAAAATCAAAGTGTTATTGTTGGTAAAAACTCGTTGATAGGCTATGGGCCCCTGTTTGTATTAGTCGGTAATAAGAGGATTCAGGCAAAAGTATTAACACGCGACAAGCAAAATGACCTTGTGCTGCTTCGGCCTTACATTGAAATTAACGGTGGCATCGAATTAAAAACAATCGATCATGATCCTGCTGATATCAAGCCTGGTAAATTCCTGTTATCTCTTCTGCCTGATACTGCGGGCATCGCCAGTGTAGCGGGCAGTAACCTGTTTAGTATTGCAAAAATATCAAGTAACGGTTTTCTGGGAGCCGCCATCGCTTACCAGGATGGCCCTTTGTTACTCACCCGTATCCAGCCCAATTCGCCGGCGAGCGAAAGTGGCTTGCAAATAGCGGATGAGGTATTATTTATCAATGGAATTGAGATGCGCAAGGCGGAGGATTATGGTAAGGTATTACAAAAATACTGGCCGGGCGATACCGTTAGGCTACAAATGAGGAGAGGGGGCGCCGCTTTTGAAAAAAAAGTTGTTTTAGGGTTAATGCCAAGCCCTAAAGTTAATCATCCAGCAGAATTGTTTAACGGCGGTAAGAGCATCAGAAGGGATGGCTTTGAAAAAGTTTTCTCGCACGATGCTATCCTTCAGGCTGATCAATGCGGCGGACCCGTTTTTGATCTTTACGGGCATTTATGCGGTTTAAATATCGCCAGGTTTAGCAGGGCAAGTTGTTTAACCCTGCCAACCAACTGCATTTACCAGTTTATTGATCATTATTTTAGTATGAAAGCGTTAATGCGATAG
- a CDS encoding DUF4271 domain-containing protein, giving the protein MRLIILAFFTVFCTGIKAQSDTTLKLSPDTTRLSQPVTLSQPQPVADTLSAYIRMPDSLRHNQFIDTLLKQYAFDPFLFKNPVTAKTHLQMGKERPLRARWVIAVILVLLIYTAVLNRLIGKDIVYVFQAFYAQRSLAKLSREDSLLNSWAFICLFALFGFTMGLYVYQVILYHRMSYSINGFQLFITCSIDVLGIFILKIILLRFIGFIFDIGRLIREYVYVLYLTCFNMAFVFLPVVICLSLFPSKLTPYLLTVSVVLIFIVFAIQYLRSSLSIISNFTFPKIYLFIYLCALEICPVLILVKALNL; this is encoded by the coding sequence ATGCGTTTAATTATCCTGGCTTTTTTTACTGTTTTTTGTACGGGTATAAAGGCTCAAAGTGATACTACCTTGAAATTGTCGCCGGATACTACCCGCCTTTCTCAACCGGTAACATTAAGCCAGCCTCAACCTGTTGCCGATACATTATCGGCCTATATCAGGATGCCCGATTCTTTAAGGCACAACCAGTTTATTGATACTTTGCTGAAGCAATACGCCTTTGATCCTTTTCTGTTTAAAAATCCGGTAACCGCCAAAACTCATTTACAGATGGGAAAAGAGCGGCCTTTACGCGCCCGCTGGGTAATTGCCGTTATACTGGTCTTACTAATTTATACTGCTGTTTTAAACCGGCTTATCGGCAAGGATATAGTATACGTTTTCCAGGCTTTTTATGCCCAGCGCTCGCTGGCCAAACTAAGTCGCGAAGATAGTTTACTAAACTCCTGGGCCTTTATATGCTTGTTTGCATTATTTGGTTTTACCATGGGCTTATATGTTTATCAGGTAATTTTATATCACCGGATGAGCTATTCCATTAATGGTTTCCAGCTATTTATTACCTGCTCAATTGATGTTTTGGGTATATTTATTTTGAAAATTATACTGCTTCGTTTTATTGGATTTATTTTTGATATCGGCCGGTTAATACGCGAATATGTGTATGTTTTGTACCTAACCTGTTTCAATATGGCGTTTGTTTTTTTACCCGTGGTAATTTGTCTCAGCTTATTCCCTTCAAAGTTAACTCCTTATTTATTAACGGTTTCTGTAGTTTTGATTTTTATTGTTTTCGCAATTCAATATCTGCGAAGTAGTTTAAGTATCATTTCTAATTTTACCTTTCCAAAAATCTATTTATTTATCTATCTTTGTGCCCTCGAAATTTGCCCCGTTTTGATTTTGGTAAAGGCGCTAAATTTGTAA
- a CDS encoding uroporphyrinogen-III synthase, whose protein sequence is MEDRKKKVKSILVTLPKPDTDKNPYAELAKKNNLKIDFRSFIHVEGVTAKEFRKERINLAEFTAVIFTSRNSADHFFRICEEMRFEVPADMKYFCLSETIALYLQKYIQYRKRKIFFGKQTAADLAEVLKKHSAEKFLYPCSDVAAEETQKFLLDNGYKFTPAVLFRTVCSDLSDLADVFYDIIVFFSPSSIQSLFKNFPDFKQNNTRIAAFGATTHKAALDAGLIIDIVAPTPAAPSMTMAIEQYTKLVNK, encoded by the coding sequence TTGGAAGATAGAAAGAAAAAGGTGAAGAGCATACTTGTTACTTTACCGAAACCGGATACAGACAAAAATCCTTACGCGGAACTGGCTAAAAAGAATAATCTGAAAATCGACTTCAGGTCTTTCATACACGTAGAAGGAGTAACCGCAAAAGAGTTTCGTAAAGAAAGGATTAATTTGGCCGAGTTTACCGCTGTAATTTTTACCAGCCGTAATTCAGCCGATCATTTTTTCAGAATATGCGAAGAAATGCGTTTTGAAGTTCCTGCTGATATGAAATATTTCTGCCTGTCGGAAACCATTGCGCTTTATCTCCAGAAATATATTCAATACCGTAAGCGTAAGATATTTTTTGGCAAGCAAACAGCCGCTGATCTGGCCGAAGTGCTAAAAAAACATTCTGCTGAAAAGTTCTTGTATCCCTGCTCGGATGTAGCAGCGGAAGAAACGCAGAAATTTTTGCTGGATAATGGTTATAAATTTACACCCGCCGTATTATTCCGTACCGTTTGCAGTGACCTGTCTGATCTTGCCGATGTTTTTTATGATATCATTGTTTTCTTTAGCCCCTCAAGTATTCAGTCGTTATTTAAAAATTTCCCAGATTTTAAACAAAATAATACCCGTATAGCCGCATTTGGCGCTACCACCCATAAGGCAGCTTTAGATGCAGGACTGATTATCGATATCGTGGCACCTACGCCCGCAGCCCCCTCCATGACGATGGCCATTGAACAATACACTAAGCTTGTTAACAAATAA